One window of Betaproteobacteria bacterium genomic DNA carries:
- a CDS encoding diguanylate cyclase, producing the protein MEILERIETQIAASKLPLFAVTVAAVPCPDTPVILTLHWHGFVRERLADLEEAEVVTYIPIPSSA; encoded by the coding sequence GTGGAAATCCTTGAGCGCATCGAAACACAGATCGCCGCGAGTAAACTTCCGTTGTTCGCCGTCACGGTCGCTGCCGTCCCCTGCCCGGATACCCCCGTCATTCTTACGCTGCACTGGCACGGGTTCGTGCGTGAGCGGCTTGCCGACCTCGAGGAAGCCGAGGTCGTCACCTACATCCCCATTCCCAGTTCAGC